A stretch of Pseudomonadota bacterium DNA encodes these proteins:
- a CDS encoding acyl carrier protein, whose product MSVEDKVKKIIVDKLGVDLSDVVPEASFVNDLGADSLDLVELIMTMEEEFEMEISDDDAETLVTVKDVIDFISSR is encoded by the coding sequence ATGTCAGTTGAAGATAAAGTAAAAAAAATTATTGTAGATAAACTTGGGGTAGATCTTTCCGATGTTGTGCCTGAAGCGTCTTTTGTAAATGATTTGGGAGCGGATTCCCTTGATCTGGTTGAACTTATTATGACAATGGAAGAAGAATTTGAAATGGAGATCTCAGATGATGACGCGGAAACGCTTGTGACTGTGAAAGATGTTATAGATTTTATTAGCTCCCGCTGA
- the fabG gene encoding 3-oxoacyl-[acyl-carrier-protein] reductase, with protein MPDHITDKTTRTVVITGGTRGIGRAICLAFAGPDTRIYFNYSSSASAAQELEKTIGEAGGFAKGMQVDVLSGQEVESFFAKIIEESKRIDVLVNNAGIARDGLLVRMKEKDWDDVLDTNLKGAFLCTKIAAKPMIKQRYGRIINISSVVGASGNPGQANYVASKAGIIGFTKAVAKELASKDITVNAVAPGFVETDMTGALSEKAKEILINGIPLGRIGKTEDIAAAVIFLASKGASYITGQVIHVNGGMYM; from the coding sequence ATGCCTGATCATATAACAGACAAGACAACTCGTACAGTAGTAATTACCGGAGGAACAAGAGGCATAGGAAGAGCAATTTGTCTTGCTTTTGCAGGGCCCGATACCCGCATCTATTTTAACTATTCTTCATCTGCCTCTGCTGCACAAGAACTTGAAAAGACAATTGGTGAGGCAGGCGGATTTGCAAAAGGAATGCAGGTTGATGTGCTGTCGGGACAAGAGGTAGAATCTTTTTTCGCCAAAATAATTGAAGAAAGCAAAAGAATTGATGTTCTTGTTAATAATGCCGGTATTGCAAGAGATGGTCTATTGGTTAGAATGAAAGAAAAAGATTGGGATGATGTACTTGATACCAATTTGAAAGGTGCCTTTCTGTGTACTAAAATAGCTGCCAAGCCTATGATAAAGCAAAGATATGGTCGGATAATAAATATATCTTCAGTTGTCGGTGCTAGCGGAAATCCGGGGCAGGCTAATTATGTTGCTTCAAAGGCCGGTATAATAGGGTTTACGAAGGCTGTTGCAAAAGAACTCGCATCAAAAGATATAACAGTTAATGCCGTTGCCCCCGGTTTTGTAGAAACTGACATGACTGGAGCACTTTCTGAAAAAGCTAAAGAAATCTTGATAAACGGTATTCCGCTTGGACGTATCGGTAAAACGGAAGATATTGCGGCAGCAGTTATTTTCCTTGCTTCAAAAGGTGCTTCTTATATTACTGGGCAAGTTATTCATGTTAATGGAGGAATGTATATGTAA
- a CDS encoding acyl-CoA dehydrogenase family protein gives MVSPETGKEIKLYGLDLESRQMILDTVNRLRNRVLTKEKILEFDKKEFFPEETIRELLSPEIGLQLLGIPEAYGGMGGGARDICDLVREMSKICLGITTAFFALQLGADPLLVGGTEEQKEKWLGAIANRSSLVAYAVTEADAGSNLAALKTKAEPVTENGRITGYIINGTKQFISTGGYADFITLLANTPEGPAFFVVEKGAKGFIQSKGEEKHGIRASNTSPLLFEDVFVPVENLIGGVPGQGLKQANKVFGYTRVMVAAMALGAAQASLNILIPYAQQRIQFGTPLSEKQGYTHKLVVPHVVRAEAAAAYIDEVAHRLDSGEKDLQVEGSIAKLFTTESADKAADDAIQGLGGYGYIAEYEIEKIKRDVRITRIYEGTSEIQQNIISTFRWKKSRKTKGEFYLSIKNEMDKLNSSITDAGCRYYGLSAKALNDTINFVHENKLTRQQYIMFLLSDMMAHVEVGASLARKSVLLIQNGSKEAEKIRVISRIFANETARIILNNVDKILIGSGIFDKNQISDFMEAISYNELMLSYENILADMDKLADIIFER, from the coding sequence ATGGTTTCACCTGAAACTGGTAAAGAAATCAAACTCTATGGGCTTGATCTCGAATCAAGACAAATGATTTTGGACACTGTTAACCGGTTAAGGAACAGGGTTCTTACCAAAGAAAAAATTCTGGAATTTGATAAAAAGGAATTTTTCCCTGAAGAGACGATAAGAGAATTGCTTAGCCCGGAAATAGGCTTGCAGCTCTTGGGAATTCCTGAAGCTTATGGCGGTATGGGCGGAGGAGCCCGAGACATCTGCGATTTGGTACGGGAAATGTCAAAAATCTGCCTTGGTATAACAACGGCATTTTTTGCTCTTCAGCTTGGTGCAGATCCTCTGCTTGTGGGGGGTACAGAAGAGCAGAAAGAGAAATGGCTTGGCGCAATTGCAAACAGGTCATCTCTTGTTGCATACGCTGTTACGGAAGCAGATGCCGGAAGTAACCTTGCAGCCTTAAAAACAAAGGCTGAGCCAGTAACTGAGAATGGCAGGATAACCGGCTATATAATTAACGGCACCAAACAGTTTATTTCAACCGGTGGATATGCTGATTTTATCACACTTCTTGCCAATACCCCGGAAGGCCCTGCTTTTTTTGTTGTAGAAAAAGGAGCCAAAGGTTTTATTCAGAGTAAAGGTGAAGAAAAACACGGAATACGCGCATCGAATACATCCCCTCTTTTGTTTGAGGATGTTTTTGTACCTGTTGAAAATCTTATCGGTGGGGTTCCGGGTCAGGGCTTAAAACAGGCAAATAAGGTTTTCGGATATACAAGAGTTATGGTTGCAGCCATGGCTCTTGGTGCAGCACAGGCATCTCTTAATATTCTTATCCCTTATGCACAACAAAGAATTCAATTTGGTACCCCTCTTTCCGAAAAACAGGGGTACACACATAAACTCGTTGTTCCTCATGTTGTAAGAGCCGAAGCGGCTGCCGCATATATTGATGAAGTCGCACATCGTCTTGATTCCGGTGAAAAAGATCTCCAGGTTGAAGGCTCAATCGCTAAGCTTTTTACAACCGAATCAGCCGATAAAGCAGCAGATGATGCAATTCAGGGTCTTGGCGGATATGGGTATATAGCTGAATATGAAATTGAAAAGATTAAAAGAGATGTTAGAATTACTCGTATATACGAAGGAACGAGTGAAATTCAGCAAAATATTATAAGCACATTCCGCTGGAAAAAGTCCAGGAAAACAAAAGGTGAATTTTATCTTTCCATAAAAAATGAGATGGATAAACTGAATTCCTCTATAACAGATGCAGGATGTCGCTATTACGGCCTTTCAGCTAAAGCGCTTAACGATACAATAAACTTTGTTCATGAAAATAAACTTACCAGACAGCAGTATATCATGTTTCTGCTTTCCGATATGATGGCCCATGTTGAAGTTGGCGCAAGCCTTGCCAGAAAATCTGTTTTACTTATACAAAATGGCAGCAAGGAGGCCGAAAAAATTAGGGTTATATCAAGAATATTTGCCAATGAAACCGCACGGATAATACTAAATAATGTAGATAAGATTTTAATTGGTTCGGGTATTTTTGATAAAAATCAAATCTCAGATTTTATGGAAGCCATTTCATATAATGAGCTTATGCTAAGTTATGAAAATATTCTGGCAGATATGGATAAATTGGCAGATATAATTTTTGAAAGATAA